In a genomic window of Myxococcus fulvus:
- a CDS encoding KamA family radical SAM protein, with protein sequence MTTTPIRGKTEAGPAQQPFSYPLRREFVEPDWKRIPGYKDVTQAEWESSVWQRKHTVKNLKELKATLGALLPDDLAESLERDQRERATMSILVPPQMLNTMDFQDLWKDPVRRYMLPAFADRLTDWPNHPKASRDSLHEQDMWVVEGLTHRYPTKVLAEMLPTCPQYCGHCTRMDLVGNDVPQVSKHKFSIGPKDRYEQMLEYLRRTPTVRDVVVSGGDIANLPIQQLEPFVSSLMDIPNIRDIRLASKGLMAIPQHFLQDSVLAGLDRLAKKAVERGVDLALHTHVNNASQLTPLVGKAVRKLLDMGFRDVRNQGVLLRGVNDSAQSLLELCFTLLDHAKILPYYFYMCDMIPNSEHWRLSVDQAQRLQHDIMGYMPGFATPRIVCDVPFVGKRWVHQIAEYDRERGISYWTKNYRTGIEANDAEALNRKYEYFDPIDSLPEAGQAWWREQTKAA encoded by the coding sequence ATGACCACGACGCCCATCCGGGGCAAGACCGAGGCCGGTCCTGCTCAACAGCCTTTTTCCTATCCGCTCCGCCGTGAGTTCGTCGAACCCGACTGGAAGCGCATCCCCGGGTACAAGGACGTCACCCAGGCGGAGTGGGAGAGCTCCGTCTGGCAGCGCAAGCACACCGTCAAGAACCTGAAGGAGCTCAAGGCGACGCTCGGCGCGCTGCTCCCGGATGACCTGGCGGAGAGCCTCGAGCGCGATCAGCGCGAGCGCGCCACGATGTCCATCCTCGTGCCGCCGCAGATGCTCAACACGATGGACTTCCAGGACCTCTGGAAGGACCCCGTGCGCCGCTACATGCTGCCGGCCTTCGCGGACCGGCTGACGGACTGGCCCAACCACCCGAAGGCCAGCCGCGACAGCCTCCACGAGCAGGACATGTGGGTCGTCGAGGGGCTGACGCACCGCTATCCGACCAAGGTGCTCGCGGAGATGCTGCCCACGTGTCCCCAGTACTGTGGACACTGTACCCGCATGGACCTGGTGGGCAACGACGTGCCCCAGGTCAGCAAACACAAATTCTCGATAGGACCCAAAGATCGCTACGAGCAGATGCTCGAGTACCTGCGCCGCACGCCGACGGTGCGCGACGTGGTGGTGTCCGGCGGTGACATCGCGAACCTGCCCATCCAGCAGCTCGAGCCGTTCGTCAGCTCGCTGATGGACATCCCGAACATCCGGGACATCCGCCTGGCCAGCAAGGGCCTGATGGCCATTCCCCAGCACTTCCTGCAGGACTCGGTGCTGGCGGGCCTGGACCGGCTGGCGAAGAAGGCGGTGGAGCGGGGCGTGGACCTGGCGTTGCACACGCACGTCAACAACGCGTCGCAGCTCACGCCGCTGGTGGGCAAGGCGGTGCGCAAGCTGTTGGACATGGGCTTCCGCGACGTGCGCAACCAGGGCGTGTTGCTGCGCGGGGTGAACGACAGCGCGCAGTCGCTGCTCGAGCTGTGTTTCACGCTGCTCGACCACGCGAAGATCCTGCCGTACTACTTCTACATGTGCGACATGATCCCCAACAGCGAGCACTGGCGGCTGTCGGTGGACCAGGCGCAGCGGCTGCAGCACGACATCATGGGCTACATGCCGGGCTTCGCCACGCCGCGCATCGTCTGTGACGTGCCCTTCGTGGGCAAGCGCTGGGTCCATCAGATCGCCGAGTACGACCGCGAGCGCGGCATCTCGTACTGGACCAAGAACTACCGCACGGGCATCGAGGCGAACGACGCCGAGGCCCTCAACCGGAAGTACGAGTACTTCGACCCCATCGACTCGCTGCCCGAGGCGGGCCAGGCCTGGTGGCGGGAACAGACGAAGGCGGCGTGA